The Streptomyces taklimakanensis nucleotide sequence ACCTCCAGGGGAGTTCTGGCGGGGTTGAACGCGCTCTTCGAGAAGGTCTGGGAGGAGGCCGAGCCGCTGGGCGTCGAACAGGCCCCCGAACCGGGCGAACCCACCGCCCAGGAGCGGGAGCTGTTGCGCCTGCTGGCCGCCGGCCACACCGACGAGGGCGTCTCCCGACAACTGGGGACCTCGGTACGCACCACTCGCCGGATCGTGGCCCGGCTCATGGACGCCCTGGACGCACGCAGCCGCTTCGAGGCGGGCTACAAGGCCGCTCGGCGCCAGTGGATCTGATGTCGCGACGGCGTTCGGCCTTCCCCGGCGGCGTGCCGCGCGTGGCCGGTTGATGCAGTGGACGGGTGCTGCCATCGCTTTCCTCTGGGCAGCGGCGCCCATGGGGGACAGGCTCGGGGTGTCAGAGCGCGGCGGGTTCCCCGGAACCGCACGACGCGCCGCCGACCCGGACGCGGACACGCAGAGGAGACGGGATGAACTTCCAGGGCTTCACGTGCACGGTGGTCGCGCTGCTGCTGGCCGGCTCGGCCGGTAGCGGAGTCCAACCGGCGGCGAGCGCGTCGACGCCGGCCCCCGTCACCATGGTGGCGAGCGAGGCCGAGCCGGAGGGCAGCTGGGGCTGGGACTGAACCGACGGGCCCATGCCACCGGCCTCCCTCCCGGGGACCGGCCGTGCCGCTCGGGCACCCGGTACGGCCGTGCTCAGGCCACCGGTTCCGCTTCGGGGCCCCGGTGGAAGGACCGATGGGCGAGCCACCCCGCCCAGGGCACCACGATCACCAGTGTCCCGGCGGCGAGCCAGGCCGTGAGGGTCAGCGCGTCCCGGATGTCGGGCCGGAGGAAGACGGCCACCAGTCCGCCGGTGCCCGGCACCATCGCGGCCAGGTAGGCGAGCACGAAGGGCCCGAACTGGTGCGTCGCCACCGGCCTGCCCCGTCTGTCCCGACGTCTCAGCCAGTGGGCCGACCAGAAGAACACCACGGCGAACGGGAGCGCGAGGACCGCGATGCCGACGGGGGCCCTGTACCCGCCCTCCGGCATGGCCTCGGTGCTCTCCCGGGACGGGCCGAGGGCCACCTCCCGCACCTCGCCCCGCCAGGTGGTCGTGGTGACGGTCGCGCCGACGCGCAGTCGGTCTTCGACGGAGCCGTCCCCGACCAGACTCACCCGATGCTCCGAGCCGTCGGCATGGGTGAGGTCGTAGTGGTCGATGTGGGTCTTCCTCGCGATGGTCTCCTTGCCGGTGACCGTCGCCTCGCGCTCCCACCGGCACTCCGGGACGGGGCCGTTCGGCGGGCACACGGGCGCCGCCGCGTAGGCGCGTTCCTCGCTCACCGCGACGGGCGTCCAGACGGCGAGACACAACAGCGCGACGAGTCCGCACACACCGCCGAACGTCCGGAGCACCCAGGGAGGGGTCAGATCCTGTTGGTACCGAGTCATCGTTCACCTCGCTCGTGGCCGTCCGGCCTCGTTCCGTCTCCGGCGCCGGCACGGAACGGCGGTCGGCGGTGTCACCACCGCGGGACCTCCGGCGGAAGCCGGGACCGCGGCGGGGCGGGGAGCCGGCGACGGCCACCGCGGCGGTCATGCCGGAAGCGGTGGGCCGGTGAGGAGCGTCGGGGCGCCGGTCGTCGCGAGCGGCCACGGCTCCGGCCCTCGCATCCCTCGGTCGGACACGGACCCCACCCTCGTCTCTCGCACCGCGCCGCTTCGCCGCCTCCCCGCGCCCCTCGGCTCACCACGCCTCGCCAGGGGGCTGGTCATCATACAGAGCCCGCTCTCCGCGCGGGCCGGGCACCGAGCGGCGTACGCCCGGGGCCGGCCGGACCGCGGGACGGGATCCGCGGTCCGGCGGGCAGCGCGGGCGGGGCGGGGACGACCCGCGTTCACCCGTGTCCGGGGCCGGGGAAGGACCTGTCGCCGAAGAGGACCCGTTCGGCCGCGGCCCGGCCGAACGGCGTGCGCAGCAGCCTGAACGCCACCGCTGCCATGGTCGGCGTCCGCACCTGGGCCAACCCCCTGCGCAGCATGAGCCGCCCCCGGAAACGAGCGCGCAGAGCGGCTCCGTCGTAGGCGGCCGACACGTCCGGCCGCCCGGTCCGCAGCGCGTCGTCGAGGACCGCGGCGGCGAGCTCCGACAGCCGCAGGCACGGATCCAGGCCGCCGGCGGTGAGCGGGGAGACCGCGCCCGCCGCGTCCCCCACCAGAAGTCCGTCGGGGCAGCCGATCCGACGCAGCACGCCGCCGACGGGGATCGGACCTCCGCGCCGCTCCACCACCTCGGGACGGGCCACGCCGGTCAACCCGGGCGCCGAGGCGCCGAACCGTTCCAGGGCCCGGCGAAGGCCGTCCGGGAAGCGGTCGGCGTAACCGGCGACGCCGACATGGGCGTGCCGGCCGTCGTTGACCACCCAGGCCAGGTAGCCGGGGGCGAACGAGGGGTCGAGCACGCAGTGGAACGTCGGCGGCTCGTCGCTCCCGGGCAGTTCGAAGACCTCCTCGGCGCCGACCAGCAGGTGGTGGTTGCGGTCGAGGGCGAGGTCGCGGGCGACCGTCGAGCGGGCCCCGTCGGCGCCGACGACGAAGCGTGCCCGTACCACCGTCGGCCCGCAGCGGCCGACCAGGTGGAAGGCGTCGCCCCGCCGACCGACGTAGCGCGTGCCCAGCGCCGTCCGCACGCCCGCGTCGGTCGCGGCGTCGGCCGCTGCCGCGTAGAGCGGTGCCATGTCGCCCACCCGGTACTCGTCGCGGCCGCTGGTCAGGCTGACCGGGTGGCGCATGCCAGGGGGGTAGAGCACCACTCGTCGGATCGGTGGGCCGAGATGCTCGGAGGGCAGCGGAAAGTCGTCGAGCGTCTTCCGCACGAAGATTCCCGTGGTGCGGATCGCGCCGGTGAGATCGGTCCGCCGGTCGACCAGGAGGACATCGTGGCCCTGCCGGGCGAGGAGCGTGGCGGTGTGGAGGCCGGCCAACCCGGCTCCGACCACCAGTACGTCGGTACGGGTCGTGGCCCCGAGGTGGCGGGAGGTGTCGGTCGTCGTCATGGTCTGCTCCTCGTGGGGCCGTCACCGGCTCGCATCGGTGCGCGGCGCGAGCGCGGACGGCTTTCCCGGCGCCGCTCTTTCTATCGAATTGCGATAGGAAGCTATCGAAATTCGATAGGATCGGCAAGGGGGGGCAGCCGACGCACCGGAGCTCGGAAACGGATCCGTGCTTCGATGCCGGCGGTGTCGAGCGCGGCGAGCGGCCCTTCGCGTGGTTCCCCGCCACGACGACGTCCTGCTCCGAGGCGGCGGCGCTCGGCGCGAGGGGGCGGGCCGGGTGACCTCACGGGGGGCGGAACCGGTCGCGCCGGGGGCGGTCCGGGCGAGTTCGGGACACCGCCGCCGTGCGCGAACCGGCGGCGCGATCCTGAGGACGATCCGTCGCCCTCGTGCGTGCCGACCGTTCGGACGGACACCCGATCGACGCCTCACGGCCCTCGCCGAGGTCGGACCCCGGAGGGGGGTTCGCCGACCGTCGGTGAGCCTACGCGCGATGTTTGTCGTGTGTACGTGTGATCCGACAACCGAACCGGTACCGATCGCCCCCGGCGTCGTTGACAAGGGTGGAGGTCTCCGGCTGTGAGCCGGAGAGGAGGTGCCGCCGTCCGCCGCGTTGCCGGGGCTGCGGAACGCGTACCGGCGGCGTGACCGAGGAGGAGGTCCGCGGATGGTGGGGGACGAGGCTGTGTCGGGTGCGCCGGAACTACGCGAGTCCTACGAGGCGTGCGCGGCCGAGACCAGGCGGTTCCTGGCACCGATGTGGAAGGCGACCGAGCTTCTGCCCGCCGCGATCCGCCCCCACGTCCACGCCGTGCACGGTTTCATGATGCGGACCGATCGCGTCGCCGACGAGGGCGGAGCGCGGACGGACCGCGAGAAGCGGATCGTCCGGTGGCGCTCCGACACCCTGGCGGAGTTGCGCGCGGGCCACAGCGAGCACCCGCTGCGGCGGGCGTTCGTGGACACGGTGCTGCGGTGGGACCTCGACCGTGCGGTGCTCGAGGAGTTCCTCGACACCATCCTGGCCGACTGCGTCTCCCCGCCCGTCTTCGAGACGTTCGCGGATCAGCGACGCTACCTGCGGGGAGCCACGGGGACGATCTTCGAGATGTGGACCCCGCTGCTGGACGTGAGAGGAGCGGAGGTGTCGTCGCTGACCTCCGTGCTGGGCGAGGTGTGCCAGTTGGTCGACATCATCGAGGACCTGCCGGCCGACCTCGCCGCCGGCCGGTGCTATCTGCCGCGTGCCGACCTGCGACGGCTGGGGCTGGAGATCGGCGATCTCCGGCGCGGTGAGCGGCGGGAGGCGCTGGACGAGTTGGTGGGTCTCCAGCTCGACCGCTGGACCGGCCTGCTGGAGCGGGCGGTGCCGGTGACCGGGATGGTGGGTCCCGAGTACCAACCGTTTCTGCACACCCTGCTCCTGGGGGCCCAGTTGCAGTTCGACGAGACCGTGCTCCGACAGGCCCGGGTCTTCACCGACGGGATCGACCCGCTGACGTCGATCGGTCCGGCGCGGCGCCGCCCGGCCCGGCCGCACACGGGTGCGGTGCCGGACCATGTCGCGGTGATCATGGACGGCAACCGGCGGTGGGCCGCGCAGCGGGGCATGTCGGCCTCCCAGGGGCACCACGCGGGCGAGCGGGCGGCGATGCGTCTGGTCAACGCCGCCCTGCGACTGGGAATCCGGCACCTGAGCATCTACGTGTTCTCCACCGAGAACTGGCGTCGCTCCCAGGACGAACTGGTCTCCCTGTTCGACGCCTTGGCCGACCGGGTCGTCCGGGGCATCGAGTGGCTGCACGAAATGGGCGTGCAGGTGCGCTGGTGCGGGCGGCGTGACCGCATCGAGCCGTCGCTCGCCTCCGAACTGGCACTGGCGGAGAGCATGACGTCGAACAACGACGTGCTGTCCCTGACCGTCTGCGTCGACTACGGCGGACGGGAGGAGCTGACCGAGGCCGCCCGCGCGCTGGCCGCCGAGGCGGTCGCGGGAACGATCCGGCCCGAGGACATCCGGCCCGAGGACCTGGCCCGGAACCTGTACGCGCCCGGTCTTCCCGACGTCGACCTACTGATCCGCACCTCCGGCGAACAGCGGATCAGCAACTTCCTGCCCTGGCACCTCGCCTACGCCGAACTGGTCTTCGACCGGACCCTCTGGCCCGACTTCGGGCTGGCCCGGTTGCGGGACGCCGTCACGGCGTACGCCGGTCGCCGGCGCCGCTTCGGCGGCGGTCTTCCCGGCCCCGCCCGACCGGTGGAGCCGGCTCCGACGTCCTGAGGCCGGAGCCGGCCCTCGCCTCACGGCTTCGGCGGGGTGTACACGCCCTCCGCGGTCACGTACGCCAACGGCGTGTCGGCGGTGAACGCGGGCGTGCCGAAGGTGGCGGTGTACACCTCCAGCAGCTCGGGGGTGGGGCGTAGCGGCACCTCGCCGAGCCGAACCGTCAGCGGCCGGCCCAGCGGCGCGTCACCGGTGGACAACAGGCCCTCGGCCAGGCCACACCGGAACATCGAGTGGTGCCCGACCTCGACGCCGTTGACCACGCACTTCCCGGAGGCCACCCCGTCCTGCAGGAGACTTTCCGGATTGACGATCCGGAAGACACCGGCCGGTGAGCGGACCGTGATCCCGCCGTCGAGGGCGCCGTCGCCCCGCGCCTCCGGGAGGTCCGTCAGCGAGGGATCACCGGTGCCGGAGCGTACGGAGAACCGCACTGCCGAACCGCGGGAGTCCTTGACCAAGCGGGCCGGAGCCACGGCCTCGACCACGGCCCCCAACCGGTCCAACTCCGCCTGGACCTGCTCGGTCCAGCGGACCTCGACCCAGCCGTCGGAGACGGTGCCCCATGTGTCCTCCGTGGTGGCGGAGGCCGTC carries:
- a CDS encoding NAD(P)/FAD-dependent oxidoreductase, which gives rise to MTTTDTSRHLGATTRTDVLVVGAGLAGLHTATLLARQGHDVLLVDRRTDLTGAIRTTGIFVRKTLDDFPLPSEHLGPPIRRVVLYPPGMRHPVSLTSGRDEYRVGDMAPLYAAAADAATDAGVRTALGTRYVGRRGDAFHLVGRCGPTVVRARFVVGADGARSTVARDLALDRNHHLLVGAEEVFELPGSDEPPTFHCVLDPSFAPGYLAWVVNDGRHAHVGVAGYADRFPDGLRRALERFGASAPGLTGVARPEVVERRGGPIPVGGVLRRIGCPDGLLVGDAAGAVSPLTAGGLDPCLRLSELAAAVLDDALRTGRPDVSAAYDGAALRARFRGRLMLRRGLAQVRTPTMAAVAFRLLRTPFGRAAAERVLFGDRSFPGPGHG
- the uppS gene encoding polyprenyl diphosphate synthase, with product MVGDEAVSGAPELRESYEACAAETRRFLAPMWKATELLPAAIRPHVHAVHGFMMRTDRVADEGGARTDREKRIVRWRSDTLAELRAGHSEHPLRRAFVDTVLRWDLDRAVLEEFLDTILADCVSPPVFETFADQRRYLRGATGTIFEMWTPLLDVRGAEVSSLTSVLGEVCQLVDIIEDLPADLAAGRCYLPRADLRRLGLEIGDLRRGERREALDELVGLQLDRWTGLLERAVPVTGMVGPEYQPFLHTLLLGAQLQFDETVLRQARVFTDGIDPLTSIGPARRRPARPHTGAVPDHVAVIMDGNRRWAAQRGMSASQGHHAGERAAMRLVNAALRLGIRHLSIYVFSTENWRRSQDELVSLFDALADRVVRGIEWLHEMGVQVRWCGRRDRIEPSLASELALAESMTSNNDVLSLTVCVDYGGREELTEAARALAAEAVAGTIRPEDIRPEDLARNLYAPGLPDVDLLIRTSGEQRISNFLPWHLAYAELVFDRTLWPDFGLARLRDAVTAYAGRRRRFGGGLPGPARPVEPAPTS